The Pseudocalidococcus azoricus BACA0444 genome includes a region encoding these proteins:
- the ribD gene encoding bifunctional diaminohydroxyphosphoribosylaminopyrimidine deaminase/5-amino-6-(5-phosphoribosylamino)uracil reductase RibD, protein MSANLTLHESYMARCLALAAQARGRTSPNPLVGCVIVQAGEVIGEGWHPQAGQPHAEVFALQAAGDNSRGATLYVNLEPCNHYGRTPPCTEAVIQAGIKTVVVGLIDPDSRVSGSGVARLRQAGLEVITGVLEAACRDLNEAFVHRVLYQRPFGILKYAMTLDGKIASRSGHSQWITSETARHVVHQLRAESDAVIVGGNTVRQDNPSLTSHQASDHHPLRVVMSRQLNLPYPAQLWQTDIAPTLVLTEAAPDHPVAQTLQNQGVELQTLPSLTPTTALNVLGGRGINTVLWESGGILSTQALREGMIQKIWAFIAPKIIGGQGEATPFRDLGLETMAEAITLERVQWQPIGTEMLLQAYIPPSQYAQGPFPAPNL, encoded by the coding sequence TTGTCTGCCAATCTCACTCTCCACGAATCCTACATGGCCCGATGTTTAGCACTGGCAGCCCAGGCCAGGGGTCGCACCTCGCCTAATCCGCTGGTGGGCTGTGTCATTGTCCAGGCCGGAGAAGTTATCGGTGAAGGGTGGCATCCCCAGGCCGGTCAACCCCATGCAGAAGTTTTTGCCTTACAAGCGGCTGGAGATAACTCGCGGGGGGCAACTCTCTATGTCAATCTCGAACCCTGCAATCACTATGGGCGTACGCCTCCTTGCACTGAAGCGGTGATCCAGGCCGGGATTAAGACGGTGGTGGTCGGTTTGATTGATCCAGATTCACGGGTTTCCGGGAGTGGAGTGGCCCGTTTACGTCAGGCTGGCCTGGAGGTAATCACCGGAGTTTTAGAGGCGGCCTGTCGGGACTTGAATGAGGCGTTTGTCCATCGGGTCTTATACCAGCGGCCCTTTGGAATTCTCAAATATGCCATGACTTTGGACGGAAAAATTGCCAGCCGCAGTGGTCACAGCCAATGGATTACCTCGGAAACAGCCCGCCATGTGGTTCATCAACTCCGGGCCGAATCCGATGCGGTGATTGTCGGGGGGAATACCGTGCGGCAAGATAACCCCTCCTTAACCAGCCACCAGGCCAGTGACCATCATCCCCTGCGCGTCGTCATGAGTCGGCAATTAAACCTGCCCTACCCCGCCCAGCTTTGGCAAACGGATATCGCCCCCACCCTTGTCTTAACGGAAGCCGCCCCTGATCATCCCGTGGCCCAAACCCTGCAAAATCAAGGGGTCGAACTCCAAACCTTGCCCAGCTTAACCCCAACCACAGCCTTGAATGTTCTGGGCGGGCGCGGGATCAATACGGTGCTGTGGGAATCCGGCGGCATCCTCAGTACCCAGGCCTTGCGAGAGGGGATGATTCAAAAAATCTGGGCCTTTATTGCACCGAAAATTATTGGTGGCCAGGGAGAGGCGACTCCGTTTCGAGATCTGGGCCTGGAAACGATGGCGGAGGCGATTACCCTTGAACGAGTCCAGTGGCAGCCCATTGGCACCGAAATGTTACTCCAGGCCTATATCCCCCCCAGCCAATATGCCCAAGGGCCATTTCCTGCCCCTAACTTGTAA
- a CDS encoding serine/threonine protein kinase, with the protein MTVTPLALGNSLQGGKYRLDALLSQGGFGVTYRATHTLLHQTMVLKTINPAQHDPQQLAQIGQRFIHEAQRLAKFQHPHIVRVSDCFIEGGLPFIVMDYIPGQTLAALVRNRPLSPDQAIHYIKQVGSALALVHDHGLLHRDVKPDNIMLRQGTDSVVLIDFGIAREYTPGKVETNTGMLSAGYAPVEQYLPKHQWSPATDIYALAATLYALLAAKPPVASVLRDRVPLDSLQKFQRNLSPGLEAAVLAGMALDARDRPQSVAEWLDLLDETESGNGRAGVSAMTTSTVAVLPQARPIIPATQPELASARKSRSQPSSSRSMWHSPWFWLLGTAIVGSGIGAGLGLWLRQQTSIPGAPPLIQQDESFPPTRPPVTPQPPVLDLPPPFESSPTPSLPSPEISPPLPEEETPRPELPTPTPDGNGTPAPEVTPTPPSTETPPPEPAPSVSPEPIPVDPPKPPPAPDPKPDPPTPAATEPKNPGNP; encoded by the coding sequence ATGACCGTTACTCCCCTCGCTCTCGGCAACTCTCTCCAAGGTGGCAAATATCGTCTTGATGCCCTCCTGAGCCAAGGTGGATTTGGGGTCACCTATCGGGCTACCCATACGCTTTTGCACCAAACGATGGTCTTAAAAACCATTAACCCGGCCCAGCATGATCCCCAACAACTGGCCCAAATAGGGCAGCGATTTATCCACGAAGCTCAACGTCTGGCCAAATTTCAACATCCCCACATTGTCCGGGTCAGCGATTGCTTCATTGAGGGGGGGCTACCCTTTATTGTCATGGACTATATTCCGGGGCAAACGTTGGCGGCTTTAGTCCGGAACCGGCCCCTCAGCCCTGACCAGGCCATTCACTACATCAAACAGGTGGGTTCGGCCTTGGCTCTGGTTCATGATCATGGCCTCCTGCATCGGGATGTGAAGCCAGACAATATTATGCTTCGCCAGGGCACGGACTCAGTGGTGTTAATAGATTTTGGCATTGCAAGAGAATATACCCCTGGCAAAGTAGAAACCAATACGGGAATGCTCTCAGCCGGATATGCGCCCGTAGAACAATATTTACCAAAGCATCAATGGAGTCCGGCTACCGATATTTATGCTCTGGCGGCAACCCTCTATGCGTTGTTAGCAGCGAAACCCCCAGTTGCTTCTGTCTTGCGGGATCGAGTTCCTTTGGATAGTTTGCAAAAGTTTCAACGAAATTTGAGTCCTGGCCTGGAAGCTGCGGTCTTAGCAGGCATGGCCTTGGATGCGCGGGATCGGCCCCAATCGGTGGCAGAGTGGCTAGATCTCCTTGATGAAACCGAATCGGGCAACGGTCGCGCTGGGGTATCGGCCATGACTACCAGTACCGTAGCAGTTCTCCCGCAAGCCCGCCCGATTATTCCGGCAACTCAACCAGAATTAGCTTCAGCCCGTAAATCTCGCTCACAACCGTCCTCCTCCCGCTCAATGTGGCACAGTCCTTGGTTTTGGTTGTTGGGAACCGCAATTGTGGGCAGTGGCATCGGGGCGGGCCTGGGGTTATGGCTACGACAACAAACCAGCATACCTGGCGCACCCCCCTTAATTCAGCAGGATGAATCCTTCCCGCCCACCCGCCCGCCGGTAACACCCCAACCCCCGGTCCTCGACCTTCCCCCACCCTTTGAGAGTTCTCCAACGCCCTCCTTGCCCAGTCCGGAAATATCCCCCCCCCTGCCGGAAGAGGAGACCCCTCGCCCAGAACTGCCTACCCCGACTCCAGATGGGAACGGGACTCCGGCTCCAGAAGTGACTCCAACTCCACCGAGTACAGAAACTCCACCCCCAGAGCCAGCCCCGAGCGTTTCACCAGAACCCATTCCGGTGGATCCCCCCAAACCGCCCCCAGCACCAGACCCCAAACCAGACCCACCAACGCCCGCCGCGACTGAACCGAAAAACCCAGGCAATCCCTAA
- a CDS encoding YebC/PmpR family DNA-binding transcriptional regulator produces the protein MAGHSKWANIKRQKARVDAQKGKIFARISREIIVAARQGLPDPAGNFQLRTAITKAKAAGIPQENIERAIAKGAGTWTGDGGAWETIRYEGYGPGGVAILMEAVTDNRNRTAADIRAAFNKFDGNLGETGCVGWMFEQWGMITLPLPADEEQFLEVLLQGETEEYELVTDEELGQTLVAVKVAPLGLAKLTGLLDAAGYPIESSELQWLPLNTVQITQPDQARQILRLMDALEDLDDMQTVAANFEL, from the coding sequence ATGGCTGGACATAGTAAGTGGGCGAATATTAAGCGCCAAAAAGCTCGGGTTGATGCTCAAAAAGGCAAGATTTTTGCGCGCATTTCTCGAGAAATTATTGTCGCAGCCCGCCAGGGTTTACCGGATCCGGCCGGGAATTTTCAGTTGCGAACGGCAATTACTAAGGCTAAAGCAGCGGGGATTCCTCAGGAAAATATTGAGCGGGCCATTGCTAAGGGGGCGGGAACGTGGACAGGAGACGGCGGGGCCTGGGAGACCATTCGCTATGAGGGCTACGGGCCTGGTGGGGTCGCTATTTTGATGGAAGCAGTAACCGATAATCGCAATCGCACCGCCGCGGATATTCGTGCCGCCTTTAACAAATTTGATGGGAATTTAGGGGAAACGGGCTGTGTGGGCTGGATGTTCGAGCAGTGGGGAATGATTACCTTGCCATTGCCAGCCGATGAAGAGCAATTTTTAGAGGTGCTGTTGCAAGGGGAGACAGAGGAGTATGAACTAGTTACCGATGAAGAACTAGGCCAAACATTAGTTGCCGTCAAAGTGGCTCCCCTCGGATTGGCGAAACTAACCGGCCTCCTAGACGCGGCGGGCTATCCCATTGAGTCCTCAGAGTTACAGTGGCTGCCCTTGAACACAGTCCAAATTACTCAACCCGACCAGGCCCGGCAAATATTACGGCTCATGGATGCCCTTGAGGATTTAGACGATATGCAAACCGTAGCCGCCAACTTTGAGTTATGA
- a CDS encoding Panacea domain-containing protein, translating to MSIQFQFHPEKAIEATGTFLKLHGQPMNYLGLLKMLYMADRLALQRIEQPITGDHYVAMDYGPVLGGVYDLIKGQPVDQALPRWSDFICTQNNKFVSLINDPGNEDLCEEEEEIIQEVYKSFGHLDPFDVAGWTHTLPEWTNPHGCLIPISVEDVLRNIGKTNEEIQQIQREVIREAYLDRVLHDQHHY from the coding sequence ATGTCAATCCAGTTTCAGTTTCATCCTGAAAAAGCAATCGAAGCTACAGGAACCTTTCTAAAGCTCCATGGCCAGCCGATGAACTATCTAGGCTTGCTGAAGATGCTATATATGGCTGATCGTCTTGCGCTTCAACGGATCGAGCAACCCATTACTGGGGATCATTATGTTGCGATGGATTATGGCCCTGTGCTTGGTGGTGTTTACGATTTAATTAAAGGGCAACCCGTTGATCAGGCTTTACCTCGATGGTCTGATTTTATCTGCACCCAGAATAACAAATTTGTTTCGTTGATCAATGATCCAGGCAATGAAGATCTTTGTGAAGAGGAAGAGGAAATCATTCAGGAGGTTTATAAATCTTTTGGGCATCTTGATCCATTCGATGTCGCTGGGTGGACGCATACTCTTCCAGAATGGACAAATCCCCACGGCTGCCTAATACCAATTTCAGTAGAAGATGTTCTGAGGAATATTGGCAAAACGAATGAAGAAATACAACAAATTCAGAGAGAGGTGATTCGAGAAGCTTATCTAGATAGAGTCCTCCATGACCAACATCATTATTAA